Proteins encoded by one window of Dreissena polymorpha isolate Duluth1 chromosome 11, UMN_Dpol_1.0, whole genome shotgun sequence:
- the LOC127851022 gene encoding uncharacterized protein LOC127851022 isoform X4: MDCPIVIAGETSAGKSCFLNLLLGEDILPVSLLCATATICVVHPISPEETPYFVVDGQKHEGSKEELKGKLKIKLTSRSETERIEQVDIYWQVPLIGQNKHIVFVDTPGVGESKHMTDTVFKYLPNAAAFIYVINSANAGGVQEDKLVHIFRKVLEYDKSSDLFSFDPACTLFVCNKWDIVADRVSNDRCNEQNVWEDIGSKLRKYLSADTLHISSYKMSTTEALRYIKSGMGDSRFYAELKHGLERLVIKSQTSKARMHTRWIENMINQINAYISARVKHAKASTEEKAQLRDLIDTKLDNIERNKDKVRTSLLMKCQKLSDDMGREIGLHLRKEDVSTRIKACVQQLVHEIRAPDDDAFQYNAKQRIMNIVVKEIDAWEKDCQFWRKTMEYFMHTIEKKFDILDEQCLEAESAFDNTERSMKESEFPETRRMPSFGALIKEKWENTVYPWLSKWEFKLGEFEVSIRSVVSGIHHMAKVLNREKYMRKLLKEVLKECFNEESIRRHITTTYFAPLENYIQEQCNQRIATRINACKRLLDSVASDNRNADDIIHEWHNIDENVRPIFAELGKVQELAKFE; the protein is encoded by the exons ATGGATTGTCCAATAGTGATAGCTG gAGAGACGAGTGCTGGAAAGAGCTGTTTTCTTAACCTCCTTCTCGGAGAAGATATACTTCCGGTCAGCCTACTCTGTGCTACCGCCACTATTTGCGTTGTCCACCCCATTTCTCCAGAAGAGACACCATATTTCGTGGTAGATGGACAAAAGCATGAGGGCAGTAAGGAGGAACTCAAAGGAAAACTAAAGATTAAATTGACCTCTCGTTCTGAAACTGAAAGAATTGAACAAGTTGATATATATTGGCAGGTGCCATTGATTGGACAAAAC AAACACATCGTGTTTGTTGACACACCTGGAGTCGGCGAGAGCAAACATATGACTGACACAGTGTTCAAATACCTTCCCAACGCAGCGGCCTTTATATATGTGATTAATTCTGCAAACGCTGGTGGTGTACAGGAAGATAAG CTGGTGCACATTTTTAGAAAAGTTCTTGAATACGACAAGTCAAGCGACTTATTTAGTTTCGACCCGGCATGTACATTATTCGTGTGCAACAAGTGGGACATAGTTGCTGACAGGGTCAGTAACGACAGGTGCAATGAACAGAATGTCTGGGAAGATATAGGATCAAAGCTACGCAAATACTTATCTGCGGATACGCTACATATATCATCGTACAAGATGAGCACAACTGAG gCACTACGATACATAAAATCTGGGATGGGGGACAGCAGGTTTTATGCTGAGCTAAAACATGGACTTGAACGTTTGGTCATAAAGAGTCAAACAAGCAAAGCAAGAATGCATACTAg GTGGATTGAAAATATGATTAatcaaataaatgcatatatatcgGCCAGAGTTAAACATGCTAAAGCGTCCACAGAGGAAAAGGCGCAGTTGCGCGATCTAATTGACACGAAACTTgataacatagaaagaaacaaAGATAAG GTGAGAACTTCATTACTAATGAAATGTCAAAAACTAAGCGATGACATGGGGCGTGAAATAGGCTTGCATCTAAGAAAGGAAGATGTTAGTACACGCATCAAAGCTTGTGTGCAACAACTTGTTCACGAAATCAGAGCACCGGACGACGATGCTTTTCAGTATAATGCAAAGCAGCGTATAATGAACATTGTTGTCAAAGAAATCGATGCCTGGGAAAAGGATTGTCAATTTTGGAGAAAAACAATggaatattttatgcacacaatTGAAAAGAAATTCGATATTCTAGACGAGCAATGCCTTGAAGCTGAATCCGCTTTTGATAACACAGAGAGAAGTATGAAAG AGTCTGAGTTTCCAGAAACAAGGAGAATGCCATCTTTTGGAGCATTAATTAAGGAAAAGTGGGAAAATACAGTGTATCCGTGGTTATCGAAATGGGAATTCAAACTAGGAGAATTCGAGGTTTCAATACGTTCGGTCGTTTCGGGAATTCATCATATGGCTAAAGTTCTGAACCGTGAAAAGTATATGAGAAAATTATTGAAAGAAGTTTTAAAAGAGTGCTTCAATGAAGAATCTATTCGCCGTCATATAACTACAACTTATTTTGCGCCATTAGAAAACTACATACAAGAGCAATGCAACCAAAGAATAGCAACTCGAATAAATGCGTGTAAGAGGCTACTGGATTCGGTTGCGAGTGATAACCGAAATGCAGACGACATTATCCATGAATGGCATAATATTGACGAGAATGTACGACCCATCTTTGCTGAGCTAGGCAAAGTTCAGGAACTTGCAAAGTTTGAATAG
- the LOC127851022 gene encoding uncharacterized protein LOC127851022 isoform X3, producing the protein MQEVLQHKVTQMASNKEKVDISKMDLDEAFDWLEAKGITHELQSLEEMRTLIYMNQRKSESSAESELSQSALSESDLNTVLSRDKEIRDRICSLYEKILQKINSTDLNEYLSAWCGCCIKKQLNKYKDELQRMDCPIVIAGETSAGKSCFLNLLLGEDILPVSLLCATATICVVHPISPEETPYFVVDGQKHEGSKEELKGKLKIKLTSRSETERIEQVDIYWQVPLIGQNKHIVFVDTPGVGESKHMTDTVFKYLPNAAAFIYVINSANAGGVQEDKLVHIFRKVLEYDKSSDLFSFDPACTLFVCNKWDIVADRVSNDRCNEQNVWEDIGSKLRKYLSADTLHISSYKMSTTEALRYIKSGMGDSRFYAELKHGLERLVIKSQTSKARMHTRWIENMINQINAYISARVKHAKASTEEKAQLRDLIDTKLDNIERNKDKVRTSLLMKCQKLSDDMGREIGLHLRKEDVSTRIKACVQQLVHEIRAPDDDAFQYNAKQRIMNIVVKEIDAWEKDCQFWRKTMEYFMHTIEKKFDILDEQCLEAESAFDNTERSMKEMYVLTILVLCIFNSLKNTLHVHDYADLQTLIYYE; encoded by the exons ATGCAG GAAGTGCTACAGCACAAAGTCACACAAATGGCTAGCAACAAAGAAAAAGTTGATATAAGTAAAATGGATCTTGATGAAGCGTTTGATTGGCTAGAGGCAAAAGGTATAACACATGAGCTGCAGTCCCTAGAAGAGATGAGAACACTCATTTATATGAATCAGCGCAAGAGTGAATCCAGTGCCGAAAGTGAATTATCGCAGTCAGCTTTG tcAGAGTCAGATCTAAATACAGTATTGTCAAGGGATAAAGAAATAAGAGATCGAATATGCTCTTTATATGagaaaatcttacaaaaaattaaTTCTACCGACCTTAACGAATACCTCTCTGCATGGTGCGGATGTTGTATTAAAAAGCAACTAAACAAATATAAAGACGAACTTCAACGGATGGATTGTCCAATAGTGATAGCTG gAGAGACGAGTGCTGGAAAGAGCTGTTTTCTTAACCTCCTTCTCGGAGAAGATATACTTCCGGTCAGCCTACTCTGTGCTACCGCCACTATTTGCGTTGTCCACCCCATTTCTCCAGAAGAGACACCATATTTCGTGGTAGATGGACAAAAGCATGAGGGCAGTAAGGAGGAACTCAAAGGAAAACTAAAGATTAAATTGACCTCTCGTTCTGAAACTGAAAGAATTGAACAAGTTGATATATATTGGCAGGTGCCATTGATTGGACAAAAC AAACACATCGTGTTTGTTGACACACCTGGAGTCGGCGAGAGCAAACATATGACTGACACAGTGTTCAAATACCTTCCCAACGCAGCGGCCTTTATATATGTGATTAATTCTGCAAACGCTGGTGGTGTACAGGAAGATAAG CTGGTGCACATTTTTAGAAAAGTTCTTGAATACGACAAGTCAAGCGACTTATTTAGTTTCGACCCGGCATGTACATTATTCGTGTGCAACAAGTGGGACATAGTTGCTGACAGGGTCAGTAACGACAGGTGCAATGAACAGAATGTCTGGGAAGATATAGGATCAAAGCTACGCAAATACTTATCTGCGGATACGCTACATATATCATCGTACAAGATGAGCACAACTGAG gCACTACGATACATAAAATCTGGGATGGGGGACAGCAGGTTTTATGCTGAGCTAAAACATGGACTTGAACGTTTGGTCATAAAGAGTCAAACAAGCAAAGCAAGAATGCATACTAg GTGGATTGAAAATATGATTAatcaaataaatgcatatatatcgGCCAGAGTTAAACATGCTAAAGCGTCCACAGAGGAAAAGGCGCAGTTGCGCGATCTAATTGACACGAAACTTgataacatagaaagaaacaaAGATAAG GTGAGAACTTCATTACTAATGAAATGTCAAAAACTAAGCGATGACATGGGGCGTGAAATAGGCTTGCATCTAAGAAAGGAAGATGTTAGTACACGCATCAAAGCTTGTGTGCAACAACTTGTTCACGAAATCAGAGCACCGGACGACGATGCTTTTCAGTATAATGCAAAGCAGCGTATAATGAACATTGTTGTCAAAGAAATCGATGCCTGGGAAAAGGATTGTCAATTTTGGAGAAAAACAATggaatattttatgcacacaatTGAAAAGAAATTCGATATTCTAGACGAGCAATGCCTTGAAGCTGAATCCGCTTTTGATAACACAGAGAGAAGTATGAAAG AAATGTATGTTTTAACGATTCTGGTCTTGTGCATCTTCAACAGTTTGAAAAATACTTTACACGTTCATGATTATGCAGATCTTCAAACATTAATATATTATGAATAA
- the LOC127851022 gene encoding uncharacterized protein LOC127851022 isoform X2, producing the protein MASNKEKVDISKMDLDEAFDWLEAKGITHELQSLEEMRTLIYMNQRKSESSAESELSQSALSESDLNTVLSRDKEIRDRICSLYEKILQKINSTDLNEYLSAWCGCCIKKQLNKYKDELQRMDCPIVIAGETSAGKSCFLNLLLGEDILPVSLLCATATICVVHPISPEETPYFVVDGQKHEGSKEELKGKLKIKLTSRSETERIEQVDIYWQVPLIGQNKHIVFVDTPGVGESKHMTDTVFKYLPNAAAFIYVINSANAGGVQEDKLVHIFRKVLEYDKSSDLFSFDPACTLFVCNKWDIVADRVSNDRCNEQNVWEDIGSKLRKYLSADTLHISSYKMSTTEALRYIKSGMGDSRFYAELKHGLERLVIKSQTSKARMHTRWIENMINQINAYISARVKHAKASTEEKAQLRDLIDTKLDNIERNKDKVRTSLLMKCQKLSDDMGREIGLHLRKEDVSTRIKACVQQLVHEIRAPDDDAFQYNAKQRIMNIVVKEIDAWEKDCQFWRKTMEYFMHTIEKKFDILDEQCLEAESAFDNTERSMKESEFPETRRMPSFGALIKEKWENTVYPWLSKWEFKLGEFEVSIRSVVSGIHHMAKVLNREKYMRKLLKEVLKECFNEESIRRHITTTYFAPLENYIQEQCNQRIATRINACKRLLDSVASDNRNADDIIHEWHNIDENVRPIFAELGKVQELAKFE; encoded by the exons ATGGCTAGCAACAAAGAAAAAGTTGATATAAGTAAAATGGATCTTGATGAAGCGTTTGATTGGCTAGAGGCAAAAGGTATAACACATGAGCTGCAGTCCCTAGAAGAGATGAGAACACTCATTTATATGAATCAGCGCAAGAGTGAATCCAGTGCCGAAAGTGAATTATCGCAGTCAGCTTTG tcAGAGTCAGATCTAAATACAGTATTGTCAAGGGATAAAGAAATAAGAGATCGAATATGCTCTTTATATGagaaaatcttacaaaaaattaaTTCTACCGACCTTAACGAATACCTCTCTGCATGGTGCGGATGTTGTATTAAAAAGCAACTAAACAAATATAAAGACGAACTTCAACGGATGGATTGTCCAATAGTGATAGCTG gAGAGACGAGTGCTGGAAAGAGCTGTTTTCTTAACCTCCTTCTCGGAGAAGATATACTTCCGGTCAGCCTACTCTGTGCTACCGCCACTATTTGCGTTGTCCACCCCATTTCTCCAGAAGAGACACCATATTTCGTGGTAGATGGACAAAAGCATGAGGGCAGTAAGGAGGAACTCAAAGGAAAACTAAAGATTAAATTGACCTCTCGTTCTGAAACTGAAAGAATTGAACAAGTTGATATATATTGGCAGGTGCCATTGATTGGACAAAAC AAACACATCGTGTTTGTTGACACACCTGGAGTCGGCGAGAGCAAACATATGACTGACACAGTGTTCAAATACCTTCCCAACGCAGCGGCCTTTATATATGTGATTAATTCTGCAAACGCTGGTGGTGTACAGGAAGATAAG CTGGTGCACATTTTTAGAAAAGTTCTTGAATACGACAAGTCAAGCGACTTATTTAGTTTCGACCCGGCATGTACATTATTCGTGTGCAACAAGTGGGACATAGTTGCTGACAGGGTCAGTAACGACAGGTGCAATGAACAGAATGTCTGGGAAGATATAGGATCAAAGCTACGCAAATACTTATCTGCGGATACGCTACATATATCATCGTACAAGATGAGCACAACTGAG gCACTACGATACATAAAATCTGGGATGGGGGACAGCAGGTTTTATGCTGAGCTAAAACATGGACTTGAACGTTTGGTCATAAAGAGTCAAACAAGCAAAGCAAGAATGCATACTAg GTGGATTGAAAATATGATTAatcaaataaatgcatatatatcgGCCAGAGTTAAACATGCTAAAGCGTCCACAGAGGAAAAGGCGCAGTTGCGCGATCTAATTGACACGAAACTTgataacatagaaagaaacaaAGATAAG GTGAGAACTTCATTACTAATGAAATGTCAAAAACTAAGCGATGACATGGGGCGTGAAATAGGCTTGCATCTAAGAAAGGAAGATGTTAGTACACGCATCAAAGCTTGTGTGCAACAACTTGTTCACGAAATCAGAGCACCGGACGACGATGCTTTTCAGTATAATGCAAAGCAGCGTATAATGAACATTGTTGTCAAAGAAATCGATGCCTGGGAAAAGGATTGTCAATTTTGGAGAAAAACAATggaatattttatgcacacaatTGAAAAGAAATTCGATATTCTAGACGAGCAATGCCTTGAAGCTGAATCCGCTTTTGATAACACAGAGAGAAGTATGAAAG AGTCTGAGTTTCCAGAAACAAGGAGAATGCCATCTTTTGGAGCATTAATTAAGGAAAAGTGGGAAAATACAGTGTATCCGTGGTTATCGAAATGGGAATTCAAACTAGGAGAATTCGAGGTTTCAATACGTTCGGTCGTTTCGGGAATTCATCATATGGCTAAAGTTCTGAACCGTGAAAAGTATATGAGAAAATTATTGAAAGAAGTTTTAAAAGAGTGCTTCAATGAAGAATCTATTCGCCGTCATATAACTACAACTTATTTTGCGCCATTAGAAAACTACATACAAGAGCAATGCAACCAAAGAATAGCAACTCGAATAAATGCGTGTAAGAGGCTACTGGATTCGGTTGCGAGTGATAACCGAAATGCAGACGACATTATCCATGAATGGCATAATATTGACGAGAATGTACGACCCATCTTTGCTGAGCTAGGCAAAGTTCAGGAACTTGCAAAGTTTGAATAG
- the LOC127851022 gene encoding bacterial dynamin-like protein isoform X5, which yields MQEVLQHKVTQMASNKEKVDISKMDLDEAFDWLEAKGITHELQSLEEMRTLIYMNQRKSESSAESELSQSALSESDLNTVLSRDKEIRDRICSLYEKILQKINSTDLNEYLSAWCGCCIKKQLNKYKDELQRMDCPIVIAGETSAGKSCFLNLLLGEDILPVSLLCATATICVVHPISPEETPYFVVDGQKHEGSKEELKGKLKIKLTSRSETERIEQVDIYWQVPLIGQNKHIVFVDTPGVGESKHMTDTVFKYLPNAAAFIYVINSANAGGVQEDKLVHIFRKVLEYDKSSDLFSFDPACTLFVCNKWDIVADRVSNDRCNEQNVWEDIGSKLRKYLSADTLHISSYKMSTTEALRYIKSGMGDSRFYAELKHGLERLVIKSQTSKARMHTRWIENMINQINAYISARVKHAKASTEEKAQLRDLIDTKLDNIERNKDKTSNALKLNPLLITQREV from the exons ATGCAG GAAGTGCTACAGCACAAAGTCACACAAATGGCTAGCAACAAAGAAAAAGTTGATATAAGTAAAATGGATCTTGATGAAGCGTTTGATTGGCTAGAGGCAAAAGGTATAACACATGAGCTGCAGTCCCTAGAAGAGATGAGAACACTCATTTATATGAATCAGCGCAAGAGTGAATCCAGTGCCGAAAGTGAATTATCGCAGTCAGCTTTG tcAGAGTCAGATCTAAATACAGTATTGTCAAGGGATAAAGAAATAAGAGATCGAATATGCTCTTTATATGagaaaatcttacaaaaaattaaTTCTACCGACCTTAACGAATACCTCTCTGCATGGTGCGGATGTTGTATTAAAAAGCAACTAAACAAATATAAAGACGAACTTCAACGGATGGATTGTCCAATAGTGATAGCTG gAGAGACGAGTGCTGGAAAGAGCTGTTTTCTTAACCTCCTTCTCGGAGAAGATATACTTCCGGTCAGCCTACTCTGTGCTACCGCCACTATTTGCGTTGTCCACCCCATTTCTCCAGAAGAGACACCATATTTCGTGGTAGATGGACAAAAGCATGAGGGCAGTAAGGAGGAACTCAAAGGAAAACTAAAGATTAAATTGACCTCTCGTTCTGAAACTGAAAGAATTGAACAAGTTGATATATATTGGCAGGTGCCATTGATTGGACAAAAC AAACACATCGTGTTTGTTGACACACCTGGAGTCGGCGAGAGCAAACATATGACTGACACAGTGTTCAAATACCTTCCCAACGCAGCGGCCTTTATATATGTGATTAATTCTGCAAACGCTGGTGGTGTACAGGAAGATAAG CTGGTGCACATTTTTAGAAAAGTTCTTGAATACGACAAGTCAAGCGACTTATTTAGTTTCGACCCGGCATGTACATTATTCGTGTGCAACAAGTGGGACATAGTTGCTGACAGGGTCAGTAACGACAGGTGCAATGAACAGAATGTCTGGGAAGATATAGGATCAAAGCTACGCAAATACTTATCTGCGGATACGCTACATATATCATCGTACAAGATGAGCACAACTGAG gCACTACGATACATAAAATCTGGGATGGGGGACAGCAGGTTTTATGCTGAGCTAAAACATGGACTTGAACGTTTGGTCATAAAGAGTCAAACAAGCAAAGCAAGAATGCATACTAg GTGGATTGAAAATATGATTAatcaaataaatgcatatatatcgGCCAGAGTTAAACATGCTAAAGCGTCCACAGAGGAAAAGGCGCAGTTGCGCGATCTAATTGACACGAAACTTgataacatagaaagaaacaaAGATAAG ACGAGCAATGCCTTGAAGCTGAATCCGCTTTTGATAACACAGAGAGAAGTATGA
- the LOC127851022 gene encoding uncharacterized protein LOC127851022 isoform X1 encodes MQEVLQHKVTQMASNKEKVDISKMDLDEAFDWLEAKGITHELQSLEEMRTLIYMNQRKSESSAESELSQSALSESDLNTVLSRDKEIRDRICSLYEKILQKINSTDLNEYLSAWCGCCIKKQLNKYKDELQRMDCPIVIAGETSAGKSCFLNLLLGEDILPVSLLCATATICVVHPISPEETPYFVVDGQKHEGSKEELKGKLKIKLTSRSETERIEQVDIYWQVPLIGQNKHIVFVDTPGVGESKHMTDTVFKYLPNAAAFIYVINSANAGGVQEDKLVHIFRKVLEYDKSSDLFSFDPACTLFVCNKWDIVADRVSNDRCNEQNVWEDIGSKLRKYLSADTLHISSYKMSTTEALRYIKSGMGDSRFYAELKHGLERLVIKSQTSKARMHTRWIENMINQINAYISARVKHAKASTEEKAQLRDLIDTKLDNIERNKDKVRTSLLMKCQKLSDDMGREIGLHLRKEDVSTRIKACVQQLVHEIRAPDDDAFQYNAKQRIMNIVVKEIDAWEKDCQFWRKTMEYFMHTIEKKFDILDEQCLEAESAFDNTERSMKESEFPETRRMPSFGALIKEKWENTVYPWLSKWEFKLGEFEVSIRSVVSGIHHMAKVLNREKYMRKLLKEVLKECFNEESIRRHITTTYFAPLENYIQEQCNQRIATRINACKRLLDSVASDNRNADDIIHEWHNIDENVRPIFAELGKVQELAKFE; translated from the exons ATGCAG GAAGTGCTACAGCACAAAGTCACACAAATGGCTAGCAACAAAGAAAAAGTTGATATAAGTAAAATGGATCTTGATGAAGCGTTTGATTGGCTAGAGGCAAAAGGTATAACACATGAGCTGCAGTCCCTAGAAGAGATGAGAACACTCATTTATATGAATCAGCGCAAGAGTGAATCCAGTGCCGAAAGTGAATTATCGCAGTCAGCTTTG tcAGAGTCAGATCTAAATACAGTATTGTCAAGGGATAAAGAAATAAGAGATCGAATATGCTCTTTATATGagaaaatcttacaaaaaattaaTTCTACCGACCTTAACGAATACCTCTCTGCATGGTGCGGATGTTGTATTAAAAAGCAACTAAACAAATATAAAGACGAACTTCAACGGATGGATTGTCCAATAGTGATAGCTG gAGAGACGAGTGCTGGAAAGAGCTGTTTTCTTAACCTCCTTCTCGGAGAAGATATACTTCCGGTCAGCCTACTCTGTGCTACCGCCACTATTTGCGTTGTCCACCCCATTTCTCCAGAAGAGACACCATATTTCGTGGTAGATGGACAAAAGCATGAGGGCAGTAAGGAGGAACTCAAAGGAAAACTAAAGATTAAATTGACCTCTCGTTCTGAAACTGAAAGAATTGAACAAGTTGATATATATTGGCAGGTGCCATTGATTGGACAAAAC AAACACATCGTGTTTGTTGACACACCTGGAGTCGGCGAGAGCAAACATATGACTGACACAGTGTTCAAATACCTTCCCAACGCAGCGGCCTTTATATATGTGATTAATTCTGCAAACGCTGGTGGTGTACAGGAAGATAAG CTGGTGCACATTTTTAGAAAAGTTCTTGAATACGACAAGTCAAGCGACTTATTTAGTTTCGACCCGGCATGTACATTATTCGTGTGCAACAAGTGGGACATAGTTGCTGACAGGGTCAGTAACGACAGGTGCAATGAACAGAATGTCTGGGAAGATATAGGATCAAAGCTACGCAAATACTTATCTGCGGATACGCTACATATATCATCGTACAAGATGAGCACAACTGAG gCACTACGATACATAAAATCTGGGATGGGGGACAGCAGGTTTTATGCTGAGCTAAAACATGGACTTGAACGTTTGGTCATAAAGAGTCAAACAAGCAAAGCAAGAATGCATACTAg GTGGATTGAAAATATGATTAatcaaataaatgcatatatatcgGCCAGAGTTAAACATGCTAAAGCGTCCACAGAGGAAAAGGCGCAGTTGCGCGATCTAATTGACACGAAACTTgataacatagaaagaaacaaAGATAAG GTGAGAACTTCATTACTAATGAAATGTCAAAAACTAAGCGATGACATGGGGCGTGAAATAGGCTTGCATCTAAGAAAGGAAGATGTTAGTACACGCATCAAAGCTTGTGTGCAACAACTTGTTCACGAAATCAGAGCACCGGACGACGATGCTTTTCAGTATAATGCAAAGCAGCGTATAATGAACATTGTTGTCAAAGAAATCGATGCCTGGGAAAAGGATTGTCAATTTTGGAGAAAAACAATggaatattttatgcacacaatTGAAAAGAAATTCGATATTCTAGACGAGCAATGCCTTGAAGCTGAATCCGCTTTTGATAACACAGAGAGAAGTATGAAAG AGTCTGAGTTTCCAGAAACAAGGAGAATGCCATCTTTTGGAGCATTAATTAAGGAAAAGTGGGAAAATACAGTGTATCCGTGGTTATCGAAATGGGAATTCAAACTAGGAGAATTCGAGGTTTCAATACGTTCGGTCGTTTCGGGAATTCATCATATGGCTAAAGTTCTGAACCGTGAAAAGTATATGAGAAAATTATTGAAAGAAGTTTTAAAAGAGTGCTTCAATGAAGAATCTATTCGCCGTCATATAACTACAACTTATTTTGCGCCATTAGAAAACTACATACAAGAGCAATGCAACCAAAGAATAGCAACTCGAATAAATGCGTGTAAGAGGCTACTGGATTCGGTTGCGAGTGATAACCGAAATGCAGACGACATTATCCATGAATGGCATAATATTGACGAGAATGTACGACCCATCTTTGCTGAGCTAGGCAAAGTTCAGGAACTTGCAAAGTTTGAATAG